One window of the Archangium primigenium genome contains the following:
- a CDS encoding c-type cytochrome: MRSSPWRAVGLALLASLSGLVLVLRARAEQPRREAEQRGLRLRMERAVWLHEATDHGDTARLPTLPGSPPEGSRRLAVEVSIFNPRAMPLEFSPGELRLSEGRTATEWRATTDVSRPFTLGPGELLFLTLGFDVPRTPAPLRLLWARGEERIALLATRRPLGAEAREPRGWPESVGELPAGSAGSGAALYDRLGCVACHGALEALDAARVGPSLGAFFQAGSTRIAGLSAAQYAYESLLNPDAFIAPACPGGQPCVGPSPMPLYGEVLSAQDMADVIAYLVTPRTDE; encoded by the coding sequence ATGCGCTCTAGTCCCTGGCGCGCGGTGGGCCTGGCGCTGCTGGCGAGCCTCTCCGGGCTGGTGCTCGTGCTGCGGGCGCGCGCCGAGCAGCCCCGACGCGAGGCCGAACAGCGGGGCCTGCGGCTGCGGATGGAGCGGGCCGTCTGGCTGCACGAGGCCACGGATCATGGCGACACGGCGCGCCTGCCCACGCTGCCGGGCTCGCCTCCCGAGGGCTCCCGGCGGCTCGCCGTGGAGGTGTCCATCTTCAACCCCCGCGCGATGCCCCTGGAGTTCTCGCCCGGGGAGCTGCGGCTGTCGGAGGGGCGCACGGCCACCGAGTGGCGCGCGACGACGGATGTCTCCCGGCCCTTCACCCTGGGCCCCGGGGAGCTGCTGTTCCTGACGCTGGGCTTCGACGTGCCCCGCACCCCGGCGCCCCTGCGCCTGCTCTGGGCCCGGGGCGAGGAGCGCATCGCGCTGCTGGCGACCCGGCGGCCCCTGGGCGCCGAGGCGCGCGAGCCCCGGGGCTGGCCCGAGAGCGTGGGGGAGCTGCCCGCGGGCTCGGCCGGCTCGGGCGCGGCGCTCTATGACCGCTTGGGCTGCGTCGCCTGCCATGGCGCGCTCGAGGCCTTGGACGCGGCGCGGGTGGGCCCGTCGCTCGGCGCGTTCTTCCAGGCGGGCTCCACGCGCATCGCGGGCCTGAGCGCGGCGCAGTACGCCTACGAGTCGCTGCTCAACCCCGATGCCTTCATCGCGCCCGCGTGTCCGGGCGGACAGCCCTGTGTGGGGCCCAGCCCCATGCCCCTGTATGGCGAGGTGCTGAGCGCCCAGGACATGGCGGACGTCATCGCCTACCTCGTGACGCCCCGGACGGACGAATGA
- a CDS encoding SCO family protein: MRQRFRWLPPLCALLLLGAGCRRSNEFAVLPLQAAPTLEVPQASGGVFRLSEQRGKVVVLTFGYTSCPDVCPTTLTQLQRLQSALGPASRDLQVVFLSVDPDRDGAEQLQTYVRAFSTRFTGLRLEPEGIAPVLAAWNVTAARHYPDTTRYREHPFAKDLPYTIDHTGAFFVVDKRGQLRLRLPYSVGGEYLRDEVARLLAEDEAPDSSPRVERARALLTPSRVGAIYLTLVNGTAQEDRLVSAESPSAGSVELHEVTSEGELMRMNPRPEGFRLPARSRVELEPGGKHLMLYAVPTRASRLDVTLRFEKAGPVTVSVPVSEPGADAL, from the coding sequence ATGCGCCAACGATTCCGCTGGCTGCCACCGCTGTGCGCGCTCCTGCTGCTCGGGGCCGGGTGCCGCCGGAGCAATGAGTTCGCGGTGCTTCCGCTCCAGGCCGCGCCCACGCTCGAGGTCCCCCAGGCCTCGGGCGGCGTCTTCCGGTTGAGCGAGCAGCGCGGCAAGGTGGTGGTGCTGACCTTCGGGTACACCTCCTGTCCGGACGTCTGCCCCACCACGCTGACCCAACTGCAGCGGCTGCAGAGCGCCCTGGGCCCCGCGTCGAGGGACCTCCAGGTGGTGTTCCTCTCCGTGGACCCCGATCGCGACGGCGCCGAGCAGCTCCAGACGTACGTGCGCGCCTTCAGCACGCGGTTCACGGGCCTGCGGCTGGAGCCGGAGGGCATCGCCCCGGTGCTCGCCGCCTGGAACGTCACCGCGGCGCGGCACTACCCGGACACCACGCGCTACCGCGAGCACCCCTTCGCGAAGGATCTGCCCTACACCATCGATCATACCGGGGCCTTCTTCGTCGTGGACAAGCGGGGCCAGTTGCGGCTGCGCCTGCCCTACTCCGTCGGCGGCGAGTATCTGCGCGACGAGGTGGCGCGGCTCCTGGCGGAGGACGAGGCGCCGGACTCCAGCCCCCGGGTGGAGCGGGCCCGGGCGCTGCTCACGCCCTCGCGGGTGGGCGCCATCTACCTCACGCTCGTCAACGGCACCGCGCAGGAGGACCGGCTCGTCTCGGCCGAGTCTCCATCGGCCGGCAGCGTGGAGCTGCACGAGGTGACGAGCGAGGGCGAGCTGATGCGGATGAATCCCCGGCCCGAGGGCTTCCGCCTCCCAGCGCGCAGCCGCGTGGAGCTGGAGCCCGGCGGCAAGCACCTCATGCTCTACGCCGTGCCGACCCGGGCGTCCCGGTTGGACGTGACACTGCGCTTCGAGAAGGCGGGGCCGGTGACCGTGTCCGTTCCCGTGTCGGAGCCCGGCGCGGATGCGCTCTAG